In the genome of Photobacterium sp. TLY01, one region contains:
- a CDS encoding ketoacyl-ACP synthase III family protein translates to MSMYLSGLDITLPARRMTTQQAIEAREYDVPNAERDGYFSAAIEDELYPADMGLLAAQKALAESGHAPEQVATLSYASIHRHGHARLWSPAAYLQHQLKVDHALPVSIQHGCNGGFLALKLMAPHIQADRVGLLVTADRFSESGFNRWLGDYGLIYGDAAVAATVSAQSGFAKILHFDICSLPALERLHRLPLPSPETTDSYLSEYDIRQTKKSFLEAFSREGFVQPIQQALTRLRHSLLNQYNLSERPARWLIPPFVGNSIREETYEAYFGDLATHNAWQFGREIGHTGASDGLLGLHLLRQSGQLQSKDRVLVISAGAGFSCSVVLLEMQ, encoded by the coding sequence ATGAGTATGTATCTGTCAGGTTTGGATATCACATTGCCTGCACGCCGTATGACGACACAGCAGGCCATTGAAGCCCGTGAATACGATGTTCCGAATGCCGAGCGTGATGGGTATTTCAGTGCAGCGATTGAAGACGAACTGTACCCGGCAGACATGGGATTACTTGCCGCACAAAAAGCACTGGCGGAAAGCGGTCATGCGCCAGAGCAAGTTGCAACCCTGAGTTATGCCTCCATCCACCGCCACGGCCATGCCCGGCTGTGGAGTCCGGCTGCCTATCTGCAGCACCAGTTAAAGGTTGATCATGCGCTCCCTGTCAGTATTCAGCATGGTTGCAACGGTGGCTTTCTCGCGCTGAAACTGATGGCACCTCACATCCAGGCTGATCGCGTCGGACTGCTAGTCACTGCGGATAGGTTTTCAGAATCGGGTTTCAATCGCTGGCTGGGCGACTATGGCCTGATCTATGGCGATGCCGCCGTGGCTGCAACTGTATCGGCACAATCGGGTTTTGCCAAAATTCTGCATTTTGACATTTGCAGCCTGCCGGCGCTGGAAAGATTACACCGACTGCCGCTTCCGTCCCCGGAAACAACCGACAGCTACCTGAGTGAATATGATATCCGCCAAACCAAGAAAAGCTTTCTGGAGGCATTCTCCCGGGAAGGATTTGTTCAACCCATTCAACAGGCGCTGACCCGTCTCAGGCATTCCTTACTGAATCAGTACAACCTCAGTGAGCGCCCAGCCCGCTGGCTGATCCCCCCGTTTGTCGGAAACAGTATCCGGGAAGAAACCTATGAAGCCTACTTCGGTGATCTGGCCACCCACAATGCCTGGCAGTTCGGCAGAGAAATCGGTCATACCGGTGCCAGTGACGGCTTACTGGGCTTACACCTGCTGCGCCAGAGTGGTCAACTCCAGTCAAAGGACCGCGTTCTGGTGATCAGTGCCGGGGCCGGCTTCAGTTGCAGCGTTGTACTCCTTGAAATGCAATAA
- the tcdA gene encoding tRNA cyclic N6-threonylcarbamoyladenosine(37) synthase TcdA — protein sequence MQYPDTPASDNYNQRFGGTRRLYGHQEVEILRAAHVCVIGIGGVGSWAAEALARSGIGQLTLIDMDDVCVTNINRQIHAMSGTVGRSKIEVMAERIALINPDCKVNLIDDFITPENIPEYIGSQFDYVLDAIDSVKPKAALLAFCKRNKIKVITTGGAGGQIDPTQIQIADLAKTIQDPLAAKIRNMLRRFYNFSKNPARKFGIDCVFSTEQLKYPQADGSVCEAKSTAEGPKRMDCATGFGAATMVTATFGFVAVSRILQKLIEKHR from the coding sequence ATGCAGTATCCCGACACTCCAGCATCAGACAATTATAACCAGCGTTTTGGCGGCACCCGCCGTTTGTATGGTCATCAGGAAGTTGAGATCCTGAGGGCTGCGCATGTCTGTGTGATTGGTATTGGCGGAGTGGGTTCCTGGGCAGCCGAAGCCCTGGCGCGCTCTGGTATCGGTCAGCTGACGTTGATCGACATGGATGATGTGTGTGTCACGAATATTAACCGTCAGATTCATGCCATGTCAGGGACGGTCGGTCGCAGTAAGATTGAGGTCATGGCCGAGCGCATTGCGTTAATCAATCCGGACTGCAAAGTGAACCTGATTGACGATTTTATTACCCCGGAAAATATCCCGGAGTACATCGGCAGTCAGTTTGATTACGTGCTGGATGCGATTGACAGTGTGAAGCCCAAAGCGGCGTTGCTGGCGTTCTGCAAGCGAAATAAAATCAAGGTGATTACCACAGGCGGTGCAGGCGGCCAGATTGATCCGACCCAGATCCAGATCGCGGATCTGGCCAAAACCATTCAGGATCCGCTGGCGGCGAAAATCCGCAATATGCTGCGCCGGTTTTATAATTTCAGCAAAAATCCGGCGCGCAAATTTGGTATCGACTGTGTGTTCTCAACCGAACAGCTCAAATATCCTCAGGCGGACGGCAGTGTCTGCGAGGCCAAATCGACCGCGGAAGGCCCGAAACGCATGGATTGCGCAACCGGGTTTGGCGCGGCCACCATGGTCACCGCAACATTCGGCTTTGTCGCCGTCTCCCGAATTCTGCAAAAACTGATCGAAAAGCACCGCTGA
- the mltA gene encoding murein transglycosylase A — protein MLRKLTLVSCVFGLAACAKPVDRGQQYLDGEFDHLLNPVTNVVSDKPRDYSRFEAQAEQVLTRSPSMMLRYQNLYQQVKDWAANGGDPTAFAQYGLTTEQMGGGDGYGNVMFTGYFSPVIELRHAQDDKFKYPVYAMPECNGQCPTRAEIYNGALAGQGLELGYSASKLDVFMMEVQGSGFVHFEDNDELQYFAYGGKNGHPYVSIGKVLIERGEVPREKMSLKAIAEWVSQHDDATVRELLEQNPSYVFFKPRDELDVLGTAGIPLMAMASVAADREFLPMGSVLLAEVPQLDADGNWNGQHVLTLLMALDTGGAVKRNHLDLYHGMGAQAGIDAGHYKHFGRVWKLGLTPETDAELTEQRIEASQKPVVSPVDTSLTFNEEAVMAQPAQQAQGLDN, from the coding sequence CTGCTAAGAAAACTGACTCTTGTTTCCTGCGTGTTCGGACTGGCCGCGTGTGCCAAACCGGTTGATCGCGGCCAGCAATACCTTGATGGCGAGTTTGATCATCTGCTGAACCCGGTGACCAATGTGGTCTCGGATAAACCCCGCGATTACAGCCGCTTTGAAGCCCAGGCAGAGCAAGTGCTCACCCGCTCTCCGTCTATGATGCTGCGTTATCAGAATTTGTATCAGCAGGTGAAAGACTGGGCAGCAAACGGTGGCGATCCGACAGCGTTCGCTCAGTATGGTTTGACGACTGAGCAGATGGGCGGCGGTGACGGTTACGGCAATGTGATGTTTACCGGTTATTTCTCGCCGGTGATCGAATTGCGTCACGCGCAGGACGACAAGTTCAAATACCCGGTTTATGCGATGCCCGAATGTAACGGCCAATGTCCGACCCGTGCCGAGATTTACAACGGCGCCCTGGCAGGTCAGGGCCTGGAGTTGGGGTATTCCGCCTCCAAACTGGATGTGTTCATGATGGAAGTGCAGGGCAGCGGTTTTGTTCATTTCGAGGACAATGACGAGCTGCAGTATTTTGCGTATGGCGGTAAGAACGGTCACCCTTATGTCAGCATCGGTAAAGTGCTGATTGAACGCGGTGAAGTGCCGAGGGAGAAAATGTCGCTCAAAGCGATCGCGGAGTGGGTCAGCCAGCATGATGATGCCACAGTGCGTGAACTGCTGGAGCAGAATCCGTCTTATGTTTTCTTCAAGCCTCGCGATGAGCTGGATGTCTTAGGCACGGCGGGTATTCCGCTCATGGCGATGGCATCGGTGGCGGCGGATCGGGAGTTTTTGCCGATGGGCAGTGTGCTGCTGGCGGAAGTGCCCCAACTGGATGCGGACGGCAACTGGAATGGTCAGCATGTATTAACCCTGCTGATGGCGCTGGATACTGGCGGCGCAGTCAAGCGCAATCATCTGGATCTCTACCATGGTATGGGCGCTCAGGCCGGAATTGATGCGGGCCATTACAAGCATTTTGGCCGGGTATGGAAGCTGGGGCTGACACCTGAAACCGACGCTGAGCTCACGGAACAGCGGATTGAAGCCAGTCAAAAACCCGTCGTATCGCCGGTGGATACCAGCCTGACCTTCAATGAAGAGGCCGTGATGGCCCAGCCTGCCCAGCAAGCGCAGGGACTGGACAACTGA
- a CDS encoding aldo/keto reductase: MRTITLHEDIAIHPIGLGCMGMSEFYGQKDDHRSLAVMHSAVELGVNMFDTADLYGDGHNESLIGQFLRQSSQRPFIATKCGIVRHPEILPDGNFRRSYNGQKEYIISACEKSLKRLGVETIDLYYLHRRDPDTPIEESVDAMATLVQQGKIRAIGLSEVTADEIHRANQVHPIACVQSEYSLWSRQAEQNVLAACRANQTRFIAFSPLGRGLVKSDIALESGDFRQNIPRFDAHHLNQNEPLFQLLSDVAERNKMTTAQVCLSWLLAQGDDIAAIPGTRHLTYLKQNVAAAQHPLSEADLSLLDHQFQPNNISGDKYLTPA, encoded by the coding sequence ATGCGAACCATCACACTGCACGAAGACATTGCCATTCATCCCATCGGACTGGGTTGCATGGGAATGTCGGAGTTTTACGGTCAAAAAGACGATCATCGCTCTCTGGCGGTCATGCACTCGGCTGTTGAGCTTGGGGTGAACATGTTTGATACCGCAGATTTATATGGCGATGGCCACAACGAATCCTTGATCGGTCAATTCTTACGCCAATCCAGTCAACGTCCTTTTATCGCAACCAAATGCGGTATTGTCCGCCATCCGGAAATCCTTCCTGATGGCAACTTTCGCCGCTCCTATAACGGTCAGAAGGAATACATCATCAGTGCTTGTGAAAAAAGCCTGAAACGTCTTGGCGTGGAAACCATTGATCTTTATTACCTGCACCGCCGCGATCCCGACACCCCGATTGAGGAAAGTGTCGACGCCATGGCAACCCTGGTTCAGCAAGGGAAGATTCGTGCGATCGGGCTGTCAGAGGTCACCGCAGATGAGATTCATCGAGCCAATCAGGTCCATCCGATTGCCTGTGTTCAGTCGGAATATTCTCTGTGGAGCCGCCAAGCTGAGCAGAACGTGCTGGCTGCCTGCAGAGCCAACCAGACACGATTTATTGCCTTCAGCCCGCTTGGCCGGGGATTAGTCAAATCAGATATTGCACTGGAATCCGGCGATTTCCGTCAAAATATTCCTCGCTTTGACGCCCATCACCTCAACCAGAACGAACCTTTGTTTCAATTGTTATCCGATGTTGCTGAACGGAACAAGATGACGACAGCGCAGGTTTGTCTGAGCTGGCTGCTTGCTCAGGGGGATGATATCGCCGCGATCCCCGGTACCCGCCATCTGACGTATCTGAAACAGAATGTCGCAGCGGCTCAGCATCCGCTCAGTGAAGCCGATCTGAGCTTATTGGATCACCAATTTCAGCCCAATAATATCAGTGGTGATAAATACCTGACCCCAGCATAA
- a CDS encoding transcriptional regulator GcvA: protein MSRRLPPLNSLKVFEAAARHLSFTRAAEELFVTQAAVSHQIKALEEFLGLKLFRRRNRSLLLTEEGQGYFLDLKDIFSAISDATDKVLERGSKGALTISLSPSFAIQWLVPRLSDFNQQHPDVDVRIKAVDLDEGSLTDDVDVAIYYGRGNWPGLRCDRLYQEFLVPVCSPMLLSGPKPLNSLADLQTHTLLHDGSRKEWKNYMREFDIPGANVNQGPIFSHSTMVLQAAIHSQGIALANNVLAQPELEAGRLVCPFDEALLSKNAFYLVCQEKQAETGRIQIFRDWVLEKARKEQEEGPLPQPEYQAEAMA from the coding sequence ATGTCAAGACGACTCCCACCACTTAATTCGCTGAAAGTATTTGAGGCTGCCGCCCGGCACCTGAGTTTTACCCGGGCGGCGGAGGAGCTGTTTGTTACTCAGGCTGCAGTCAGCCACCAGATTAAAGCGCTGGAGGAATTTCTGGGCCTGAAGCTGTTTCGCCGCCGGAACCGTTCCTTACTGCTGACCGAAGAGGGACAAGGGTATTTTCTCGATCTGAAAGATATCTTCAGTGCCATTTCCGATGCCACCGACAAAGTGTTGGAACGGGGTTCAAAAGGGGCGCTGACCATTAGTTTATCTCCCAGTTTTGCCATCCAGTGGCTGGTGCCCAGGCTGAGTGACTTTAATCAGCAGCATCCTGATGTCGATGTCAGAATCAAAGCGGTGGATCTGGATGAGGGGTCGCTGACCGATGATGTGGATGTGGCCATTTATTATGGTCGCGGAAACTGGCCCGGGCTGCGTTGCGACCGGCTGTATCAGGAATTTCTGGTGCCTGTCTGTTCCCCGATGCTGCTCAGTGGTCCTAAGCCGCTGAACTCTCTGGCTGATCTGCAAACACATACCCTGTTACATGACGGTTCACGCAAGGAATGGAAAAACTACATGCGTGAGTTCGATATTCCGGGCGCTAATGTCAACCAGGGGCCGATTTTCAGTCACTCGACTATGGTGTTGCAGGCTGCGATTCACAGCCAGGGCATTGCACTGGCCAATAATGTGCTGGCGCAGCCGGAACTGGAAGCCGGCCGCTTGGTCTGCCCGTTTGATGAGGCGTTGCTGAGTAAAAATGCTTTCTATCTGGTGTGTCAGGAAAAGCAGGCCGAGACCGGCCGGATTCAGATCTTCCGTGACTGGGTGCTGGAGAAAGCCCGCAAAGAGCAGGAAGAGGGGCCGCTTCCCCAGCCTGAATATCAGGCTGAGGCCATGGCCTGA
- a CDS encoding dienelactone hydrolase family protein has translation MQLIITAPDGQYNGELFDFGDNHHLVYFPDWEGCKTDYAVRKAEQLAMALSGKVLLTDIYGMNNQPKNYGIHADPFIRQTLSNPLALREKMAALAPVYAECLGTTQEQLSYAGVCFGGSIAFETGRSEARAEKVISIHGTPSSPSPLQQANTTQFLLIQGTNDPHIPMQEVNRFADEMATVGNDWQVSLLGNAQHSFTKEEIGTGGYGSRFDSKANQRAFRYTQAFIEA, from the coding sequence ATGCAACTGATCATCACCGCCCCCGATGGCCAATATAACGGCGAACTTTTTGATTTCGGAGACAATCATCATCTTGTTTATTTCCCTGACTGGGAAGGCTGTAAAACAGATTATGCCGTCCGGAAAGCTGAACAGCTTGCGATGGCGCTGTCCGGCAAAGTGTTACTGACCGATATTTATGGTATGAACAATCAGCCCAAAAACTATGGAATCCATGCTGACCCTTTTATCCGCCAGACGCTGAGTAACCCGCTGGCGCTGCGCGAGAAAATGGCAGCACTGGCCCCAGTGTATGCCGAATGTCTGGGGACAACACAAGAGCAGCTCAGCTATGCCGGTGTATGCTTTGGCGGCAGTATTGCTTTTGAAACCGGCCGCTCAGAAGCGCGGGCGGAAAAAGTAATTTCAATCCATGGAACCCCGTCTTCACCGTCGCCTCTCCAGCAAGCAAACACCACCCAATTTTTGCTCATTCAAGGCACAAACGACCCGCATATTCCCATGCAGGAAGTCAATCGCTTTGCTGATGAAATGGCAACTGTGGGCAATGACTGGCAAGTCTCATTGCTCGGTAATGCCCAGCACAGCTTCACCAAAGAAGAGATTGGCACAGGGGGTTATGGTTCCCGGTTTGACAGTAAAGCAAACCAGCGGGCATTTCGTTATACCCAAGCGTTTATTGAGGCCTGA
- a CDS encoding FAD-dependent monooxygenase codes for MNTGMQDAINLAWKLAYVLKG; via the coding sequence ATGAATACAGGGATGCAGGATGCAATCAATCTGGCGTGGAAACTGGCTTATGTGCTGAAGGGGTAA
- a CDS encoding DUF2850 domain-containing protein → MLMAFNNYTRWQAATVLFILVSGLALSGFIAVGAAKGGLFTPTPEPSIYGTWIEQDVAPYAADQFELRANGVYVSGRLVSTTYEWDGSQLRYRMGDETYRYTFEEGQFIRQQPAHYVSSFARQGAKQGS, encoded by the coding sequence ATGTTAATGGCATTTAATAATTACACCCGGTGGCAGGCAGCCACAGTACTGTTTATTTTGGTCAGCGGTCTGGCTTTAAGTGGCTTTATCGCGGTGGGTGCCGCCAAGGGGGGATTATTTACCCCAACGCCTGAACCCAGTATTTATGGCACCTGGATAGAACAGGATGTGGCACCTTACGCCGCAGATCAGTTCGAACTCAGAGCCAATGGTGTCTATGTGTCAGGCCGTCTGGTCAGTACGACCTATGAATGGGATGGCAGCCAGTTGCGCTATCGCATGGGGGATGAGACTTACCGCTATACCTTTGAAGAAGGTCAGTTCATCCGCCAGCAGCCCGCACATTATGTGTCTTCGTTCGCACGACAGGGGGCCAAACAGGGCTCTTAA
- a CDS encoding MFS transporter, translating into MPIAIWALAIGAFAICTSEFVIMGLLQEVANDLSITIGQSGFLVTGYALGVVLGAPFLTPFLVGLKRKPVLIGLMLLFTLGNIACAIAPSYETMLVARLVTALAQATFFGLGAVVATKLVPADKQASAIAAMFMGATLANIFGAPLGTFIGQELGWRSAFYVIAVLGVLSALSIAKLLPSIKKEATSNLAAEFRALAQPGMIRALLITIFGFGGTFTAFTYISPMLTELTGMSIDYVPAMLLLFGFGMAVGNPLGARLSNKGIVFGMRVTLMALILALVALYFATHSTIAMVIVTFLFGAAMFATIPSLQTYVLSEAGKAPVLASAFNIAAFNLGNAGGAWLGGISIDGGVELGLLPLIAAAVSVVGLLLSLTISTQKSAQPVAA; encoded by the coding sequence ATGCCAATTGCTATTTGGGCACTTGCTATCGGCGCTTTTGCAATCTGCACCAGCGAATTTGTCATCATGGGGTTATTGCAGGAAGTCGCGAACGATCTCAGTATCACCATCGGCCAATCCGGGTTTTTAGTCACCGGCTACGCGCTCGGTGTTGTTCTGGGGGCACCGTTCCTGACCCCCTTCCTGGTCGGCCTGAAAAGAAAACCTGTCCTGATTGGACTCATGCTGCTGTTTACTCTGGGCAACATCGCCTGCGCGATCGCCCCGAGTTATGAAACCATGCTGGTTGCACGTTTGGTGACCGCACTTGCTCAGGCGACCTTCTTTGGTCTGGGTGCTGTTGTTGCCACCAAACTGGTTCCGGCCGACAAGCAGGCCAGTGCTATCGCAGCCATGTTTATGGGCGCCACACTGGCGAACATTTTCGGTGCGCCGCTGGGCACATTTATTGGTCAGGAACTGGGCTGGCGCTCTGCGTTCTACGTCATTGCCGTTCTGGGCGTATTGTCTGCACTGTCGATTGCCAAATTACTGCCATCCATTAAGAAGGAAGCAACAAGCAATCTGGCCGCAGAATTCCGAGCGCTGGCACAGCCTGGGATGATTCGCGCCCTGCTGATCACTATCTTCGGTTTCGGCGGCACCTTCACAGCCTTTACTTACATCTCTCCGATGCTGACCGAACTGACCGGCATGTCGATTGATTACGTCCCTGCCATGCTGCTGCTGTTTGGCTTCGGAATGGCGGTTGGTAATCCCCTGGGGGCTCGCCTGTCCAATAAAGGCATCGTCTTTGGTATGCGCGTCACACTGATGGCACTGATTCTTGCGCTCGTCGCTCTGTACTTCGCGACTCACTCCACCATTGCCATGGTTATCGTGACTTTCCTGTTTGGCGCGGCCATGTTCGCCACGATTCCATCCTTGCAGACCTATGTCCTTTCCGAAGCCGGTAAGGCACCGGTTCTGGCTTCTGCCTTCAACATTGCCGCCTTCAACCTGGGCAACGCTGGTGGCGCCTGGCTGGGTGGCATCAGTATCGATGGCGGCGTTGAACTGGGGCTACTGCCATTAATTGCTGCAGCAGTCAGTGTGGTGGGTCTGTTACTCAGCCTGACGATCAGTACCCAAAAATCAGCACAACCTGTCGCCGCTTAA
- the argA gene encoding amino-acid N-acetyltransferase, which yields MKLRSTALVKGFRQSAPYVNAHRGKTLVIMLGGEAIADNNFRNIVNDIALLNCLGLRIVLVYGARPQISHLLDVHGYSTPYHKSVRVTDERSLEIAKQAAGQLHLDITARFSMGLNNTPMAGSQINVVSGNFVIAQPLGIDDGIDYCHSGRIRRIDVDGIRRQLDQNSIVLLGPIASSVTGECFNLTSEEVATQVAIRLEADKLIGFCSHQGVRDENGQIVSEMLPAEAEAALQRLTEQNKADSGTARFLRGAMIACRAGVPRSHLISYKEDGALIQELFSFDGIGTQIVMASAEKVRGANIDDIGGILALIRPLEQDGILVRRSREQLEQEIKQFTVIERDGLIIGCAALYSFMEEQMGEMACVAVHPDYRDGDRGSLLLNRIRHQARTQGLKQLFVLTTRSLHWFREHGFVEIDVSDLPMAKQALYNLQRRSKILTLAL from the coding sequence GTGAAGCTCAGAAGCACTGCGCTGGTGAAAGGCTTTCGCCAATCAGCGCCTTATGTAAATGCCCACCGCGGCAAGACGCTGGTGATTATGCTGGGCGGCGAAGCCATCGCCGATAACAACTTTCGCAATATCGTGAATGATATCGCCCTGCTGAACTGTCTCGGACTGCGGATCGTCCTGGTTTATGGTGCCCGTCCGCAGATCTCCCACCTGCTTGATGTGCACGGCTACAGCACCCCGTACCATAAAAGCGTCCGGGTGACCGATGAGCGTTCACTGGAAATTGCCAAGCAGGCTGCAGGTCAGCTCCATTTAGATATCACGGCCCGCTTCTCCATGGGTCTGAACAATACCCCGATGGCGGGCTCACAGATCAATGTGGTCAGCGGCAACTTTGTTATCGCTCAACCTTTGGGGATTGATGATGGGATTGATTACTGCCACAGCGGTCGGATTCGCCGCATTGATGTCGACGGGATCCGGCGCCAGCTGGATCAGAACAGCATTGTGCTGCTGGGCCCGATTGCCAGCTCGGTCACCGGTGAGTGTTTCAATCTGACCTCGGAAGAAGTGGCAACTCAGGTGGCGATCCGGCTGGAAGCCGATAAGCTGATTGGCTTTTGCTCTCACCAAGGCGTTCGCGATGAAAATGGTCAAATCGTTTCGGAAATGCTGCCCGCTGAAGCCGAAGCCGCACTGCAGCGGCTGACGGAACAAAACAAAGCCGATTCCGGTACCGCGCGTTTCCTGCGTGGCGCGATGATCGCCTGCCGGGCCGGTGTGCCGCGCAGCCACCTGATCAGCTACAAAGAGGACGGCGCCCTGATCCAGGAGCTATTCTCTTTCGACGGGATAGGCACGCAAATCGTCATGGCCAGTGCAGAAAAAGTCCGGGGCGCGAACATCGATGATATCGGCGGTATTCTGGCGCTGATCCGCCCGCTGGAGCAGGATGGCATTCTGGTTCGCCGCTCCCGCGAACAACTGGAGCAGGAAATCAAACAATTTACGGTGATCGAACGTGACGGCCTGATCATCGGCTGTGCGGCGCTGTATTCCTTTATGGAAGAACAAATGGGCGAGATGGCCTGCGTGGCCGTACATCCTGACTATCGCGACGGTGACCGCGGCTCCCTGCTACTCAACCGTATTCGCCATCAGGCACGCACTCAGGGACTGAAACAACTCTTTGTGCTGACCACCCGCAGCCTGCACTGGTTCAGGGAACACGGTTTTGTCGAAATCGATGTGTCTGATTTACCGATGGCGAAACAGGCACTTTATAACC
- the csdE gene encoding cysteine desulfurase sulfur acceptor subunit CsdE, translated as MTVSTDLPSHPFGTTITPDDILARMQASSGWEDRYRHVIQFGKQLPALPETLKSENVKISGCESQVWLVQHCENGYYHFAADSDARIVKGLICLVLAAYEGKTAEQILGFDIDRYFEQLGLLAHLSPSRSNGLKAIVDAIITNVSR; from the coding sequence ATGACCGTATCCACCGATCTACCGAGCCATCCGTTCGGCACCACGATTACCCCTGATGACATTCTGGCCAGGATGCAGGCAAGCAGCGGCTGGGAAGACAGATACCGCCACGTGATTCAGTTTGGCAAGCAACTGCCCGCTTTGCCGGAAACGCTGAAAAGTGAGAACGTGAAAATCAGTGGCTGTGAAAGCCAGGTGTGGCTGGTTCAGCACTGTGAAAACGGGTATTACCATTTCGCCGCCGATTCTGACGCCAGAATTGTCAAAGGGTTGATTTGTCTGGTGCTGGCCGCCTACGAGGGAAAAACTGCCGAGCAGATTCTGGGGTTTGACATCGACAGGTATTTCGAACAGCTGGGCTTACTGGCACACCTGAGCCCGTCTCGCAGCAACGGCCTGAAAGCCATCGTCGATGCCATTATCACCAACGTGAGCCGCTGA
- the csdA gene encoding cysteine desulfurase CsdA, whose product MTAPFDIQTIRAQFPAVQQDSDHPIVYLDSAATAQKPLAMIQTLDHYYRGQSANVHRGSHQLTASLTQRFEQARETVRQFIHARSPKEIIWTRGATEALNLIAQTFARSTLQPGDEILVSELEHHANIVPWQIVAEQTGAKVVKLPMLPDCTLDMPAFHQRLTARTRIVAVAHVTNVSGTRNPVETMIKAAHAKGAIVVVDGAQGIVHEAVDVQAMDADFYVFSGHKLFGPSGLGVLYGKQALLEAMPPWHGGGKMVEKVSFDGTQFTGLPGKFEAGTPNISGVIAFAATLHWLSSIDRQGAEAHIQHLCQLAIKGIEDIEGLRIIGQQPDTSLFSFVVDGIHHQDIATLLDQQGVTLRAGNHCAHPMLDALGLTGTLRVSFALYNTEEDVACFVAALHKACDLL is encoded by the coding sequence ATGACTGCGCCATTTGACATTCAAACTATCCGCGCTCAGTTTCCTGCCGTTCAGCAGGATTCAGACCACCCCATTGTCTACCTGGACAGTGCGGCGACGGCGCAGAAACCCCTGGCAATGATCCAGACGCTGGACCATTACTACCGCGGCCAGAGCGCGAACGTTCATCGTGGCAGCCACCAGCTGACTGCCAGCCTGACACAACGTTTCGAACAAGCGCGAGAAACAGTGCGCCAGTTCATTCATGCCCGCAGCCCGAAAGAAATCATCTGGACACGCGGGGCCACGGAAGCCTTAAACCTGATCGCCCAGACCTTCGCACGCAGCACCCTGCAACCGGGCGATGAGATCCTGGTCAGCGAACTGGAACACCATGCCAACATCGTCCCCTGGCAAATTGTTGCTGAGCAGACCGGCGCAAAAGTCGTCAAACTGCCGATGCTGCCTGACTGCACATTGGATATGCCTGCCTTTCATCAGCGCCTGACGGCCAGAACCCGGATCGTGGCGGTCGCGCATGTCACCAATGTGTCCGGCACGCGAAACCCGGTAGAAACCATGATCAAAGCGGCCCACGCGAAAGGTGCCATCGTGGTGGTCGACGGAGCGCAGGGCATCGTGCATGAGGCGGTAGACGTTCAGGCGATGGATGCCGATTTCTACGTTTTCTCAGGCCACAAACTCTTTGGCCCGTCAGGTCTTGGCGTGCTGTACGGTAAACAGGCACTGCTGGAAGCCATGCCGCCCTGGCATGGGGGAGGAAAAATGGTGGAGAAGGTGTCGTTTGACGGCACGCAGTTCACCGGTCTGCCGGGTAAATTTGAAGCCGGCACCCCCAATATTTCCGGAGTCATCGCCTTCGCAGCCACCCTGCACTGGCTGAGCAGCATTGATCGACAGGGCGCAGAAGCGCATATTCAGCATCTGTGCCAGCTGGCCATCAAGGGCATTGAAGACATTGAAGGTCTGCGGATTATCGGCCAACAGCCCGACACCAGCCTGTTTTCATTTGTGGTTGACGGTATTCATCATCAGGATATTGCCACCCTGCTCGACCAGCAAGGGGTGACGCTGCGTGCCGGCAATCACTGCGCACATCCGATGCTGGATGCGCTGGGGTTAACCGGGACTTTGCGCGTCTCTTTTGCCCTCTATAATACCGAAGAAGACGTTGCCTGCTTTGTCGCGGCTTTGCATAAAGCCTGTGACCTGCTGTAA